Proteins from one Mustelus asterias unplaced genomic scaffold, sMusAst1.hap1.1 HAP1_SCAFFOLD_655, whole genome shotgun sequence genomic window:
- the gpatch4 gene encoding G patch domain-containing protein 4, translating into MEFAERHLREQGWSWGKGLGRHEDGMSEALKVKVKCDKTGVGHHAGEQFTFHWWDHVFNKAATNITVETKEDGAEVKEVSKDGGLSVSNKKPRKAQLCKELLYGRFVQAATLMPGSEAVEATPDSSDDSEADDKLDLSSATRLTDEELLRVCGGRTGHKGARHGVTMSAKLLRLEEQERQFLARYRPVCQSGAVSQVAAEAECPPGQVTEGGVTQKKKKRKRERVAPRQEADGSETARGRQRDGESQYAGAEPESGVPITSGRDLAPELGHGGSEGKRKRRKRETAAQSEDCGRKRKRSKGERCPLG; encoded by the exons ATGGAGTTTGCAGAGAGACATCTGAGGGAGCAGGGCTGGAGCTGGG GGAAAGGATTGGGAAGGCATGAGGATGGGATGTCTGAAGCCCTGAAGGTGAAGGTCAAATGTGACAAAACAGGG GTTGGTCACCACGCTGGGGAACAGTTTACCTTTCACTGGTGGGATCACGTTTTCAATAAGGCTGCGACGAACATCACCGTGGAAACCAAAGAG GATGGTGCGGAGGTGAAGGAGGTCAGCAAAGACGGAGGACTGTCCGTTTCAAACAAGAAGCCACGGAAAGCCCAACTCTGCAAGGAGCTGCTGTATGGGCGGTTCGTTCAG GCAGCCACGCTGATGCCAGGGAGTGAGGCAGTGGAGGCAACTCCGGACAGCTCTGACGACAGTGAGGCTGATGATAAGCTCGACCTCTCCTCAGCCACACG ACTGACGGATGAAGAGTTGCTACGGGTTTGCGGGGGACGCACTGGCCACAA aGGTGCCCGCCACGGTGTGACAATGAGTGCCAAGCTGCTCCGGCTCGAGGAGCAGGAGCGCCAGTTCCTGGCCAGGTACAGGCCGGTCTGCCAGTCGGGCGCCGTGTCCCAGGTGGCGGCAGAGGCGGAGTGCCCGCCTGGCCAGGTGACGGAAGGCGGGGTGACGCAGAAGAAGAagaagagaaagagggagcggGTCGCCCCTCGCCAGGAGGCCGACGGGAGCGAGACGGCAAGAGGGCGGCAACGCGACGGCGAGAGCCAATACGCGGGCGCCGAGCCCGAATCTGGGGTGCCAATTACCAGCGGGCGGGACTTGGCGCCCGAACTGGGACACGGAGGGTCGGAGGGGAAGCGTAAACGCAGGAAACGGGAGACGGCGGCGCAGAGCGAGGATTGCGGACGCAAGCGGAAGAGGAGTAAAGGCGAGCGTTGCCCTCTGGGCTGA